Genomic segment of Glandiceps talaboti chromosome 17, keGlaTala1.1, whole genome shotgun sequence:
GGTCACTGGGGAGAAAATTGTCATCCACTTCAAGATTTAGCGACGATAGATTTGAACCGTGGTAACTTTGTTACAGAAGTGCTTTTGTACTAGAAAACAGAAGTGTATTATGTTTGGGTAATACAGCATGACTCTGGTCTATTAGATGATGTTTATATCCATTCACTATaaagtgaaagaaaaatatatcatCACCTTGTTTAGTTAAGATGTCAAATCATGAACGTTTTTGGAGCTTTAGGAGGATAGAACAGTAACAAATCACTGATTCTTATACGTCAGTACAATACACTTTTACACTTGTTACAGATACATGAtggttggtttggtgtttcactcatgatcacgtgacatgacattttttacacatactcggacaacttctaatgcaaaagaaacaactACAGAGGTGCCGCCGCACACAGCTGTGGATGTACATAattagtcaagttgatatgttgattatcagttagaaaataaacaattgataCAGAAACCTTTAATTATCAAGTCCATATGTAAAGGTTTTCGTTacaagcctgtttttactgcactgtgaaagaatagcaatgcttcaATCAATGGGGACTGGGTAAAGGATCTtgcctgctgtgtttgttgtgtctctgttcttgttagtctgagttgaaatatgtctaccTTTGTGTCAAAAAACAATGTCTCGTGAGTGAAACACAAAAtcaacaccattttagctgtaaacaCTGTAATAGTATTACgataatctagttcctatacagtatcattaccatttacgcCTCCACTCACCACGTTGGCAACCAGACTAGTATTACCATGTATTGTGGCTAATGTGACTGGGGGTCTTTCATCTCATGCAATGAATTTGGGTGGTAAAAACGTCTCGTGATTGTTGAACGCTGGTTAGTGAGACTCGGAGTATAATGCACATTTTTCCTTTGCTTACACATCACAATCGCAGTGGTTAATCCCCTCTCTCGCTCTAACGGATTGGGGGTGGAAGGGGGATATTtgttggtacatacaaaaaaaacttGAGCAAACAAGATTAATTTATGGCAATGCATGCAtacaccatggaagtataacggggttatacatacatacatacatacatacatacatacatacatacacacacacacacacacacacacacacacacacatacatacatacatacatacatacatacatacatacgtgtacgTACACGATATAGATactagtgtatatatatgtgtgtgtgtgtgtgtgtgtgtgtgtgtgtgtgtgtgtgtgtactaaaaTCTACAATACAAAACCACCTAATGGATGAAAACTCAACTACCCCAAAATTCTGACTACCTATCCCCCTGTTTGTAGCATGAACAGGTCTGTCATGATCAGGTCAGCGTAAATATCACCTTATGTACGTTATATAAACGTGCACATTTTGTAAAAATCTTCTCCATTATTTCTTTCAGATACCATGAAGCAGTTCTCATTTACCATCCTCATTCTGGGGAGTCTGCACATCGCAATCTCGTTCCCCGATTCGCCATGCCCCGATCAATGTCACTGCGTCGAggtttcccatgatgcaccacCTGGACACGTGCAGATGCAAGAATACATGCACAAGTATGATTGGTTGGAAGGGACCCAAGCACTGGGTTGCTGGGGACGCCACAAAGTACCTGATGTACCAAGCGATCTTAGGCAGGGTATGTCGACCCCATTACCTTTATATATAGATTCAATCTCCGATAGAAATACGCTATTTTAATAACCCAGGGATTTGGCTTTCAAGACATACCACATTACCAGTGCATTGTCAAGCCTGGGGCCAAGTCTGTGGACTAACTTATCCCTCACTTTGCTGGTAAACAATGTTGTATTTACATTCATGACACAACCACAGCAATGCCATCACTAAAATGCTCCCTATGGCGAAATAATCTTTGTATAATAGTATGCAATGTTAGTGCTTCATCAGTAACTGCGTGGCATGATGCgaagtgttgtcatggtaacagtgGGCGGATAATATTAGTATCGTAATGGTAACAGTGTGGATGATACTACATATCGTCATGGTAACAGTGCATGGATGATACTAAATATCATCATGGTAACAGTGGGAGGGCACTATTAGTATCGTCATGGTAAGTGTGTGGATGATACTAAGTATCGTCATGGTAACAGTATTAGTATCGATATGGTAATTGTATGCATGATAGTAAGTATCGTTATGGTAACGGTATGGGTAATACTAAGTATCGTTATGGTAACAATGCGAGGATAATATCAGTGTCGTTATGGTAACAGTGTGTGGATGATACGAAGTATCGTCATGGTAACTGTGGATGATGGTAACAGTGCGCTCACAGTCCCTTGTAGGCCAGATCATGTGTATTCACCCGAGAAGTTCAAGTCTACTTTAAATGTTGTGGACGGTTTATGGACAATAAAATAACGAACAATTTGTTATAAGTGAAACGCTGCATCTAGTAAAGCTGTAACAAGTTGTAGATGATTTAGGACTGAAGTTGACTTCCattgtgaaaatataatttacagTACAGGGTAGGCGCCTTGAATGACTAtataaaatgtttacatctcaTAAATTCAGTGTGCTTTATTGCCCGTGTCGTTATTACTCTGTAATGGTGTTCATGAACAAGTTTGCATTCGTCTAAACAGAATTTAGTAAACTTGTTCCCATTCCTACACTTTGTACTTTCTTCATCGGGCTTTTCGACCTCTGTATAGCCCGATGAAAATAAGTTAGCGCTTGACTGAGGACCCATGATATGCCTGTGACaaaacacacacgcacgtacgtacgtacgtacgtatgtacgtacgcacgcacgcacgtacataatacatacatacatacatacatacatacatacatacatacatacatacattcatacatacatacatacatacatacatacatacacacacacacacacacacacacatatacatacatacatacatacatacatacatacatacatacatacaatagcAGATGTGACTTAATTTCGACTAAATTTGTAACCAAAGATTTTCAACGTTTCTTTTTTACAGACGTGAACTACATCCTTCTGATTGGGTcgaaaagaagaaagaaaacgTTGAGCAGTGTACAAGGCGACcaacctaactaccaatcagggGTACCTTTGGTTAGAAGACCCGATGGTTCAACAGTACGGAAGACTGGACAGCTAAAATCACTACCTGTAGCATCATTTCAAGGGATGTCCTCTCTCCTTCAATTAGACGTCAGTGATAATAGACTAAAGAGAATGGAAGGTAGAGAGTTTGATGATCTGAGTAACCTGAGAGAGTTGTCCCTACGTGGTAATCGAATGAGAAATTTACCTGCTGGCGTTTTCAAGAACCTAACCAGTGTAGTTGCCTTGGACCTCTCAGAGAACCGTCTCCGAGGAATCAGTGATATGACATTTATTAACATGCGTAGCTTGAAACGTCTTTTCATCAACAACAATGTCGTCAACGACCTGGCTGACTCGGTCTTCGAAAACCTGGACAGTCTGGAAGAATTGAATCTTGCTAACAACCGAATTCAAGCCATTCCTACTGGACTATTCAGGCAGCTTCAAAGACTCAAATCCCTGCACCTAGATGGCAACAAAATCCGTCGCCTCTCATATGACTTCTTCCTCGGGATGAGTAGTTTACAGACTCTATCAGTCGGCAATAACCGTATCGCTGAATTGTCTCATTATGTCTTCTATTACCTACCACAGTTGAAGTCTCTTGATCTCTCTCATAATCGTTTAGCTGTCATCGAAACTACAATGTTATGGAGTCAAAAGGGACTACTTAGCCTTGATGTTTCACACAACAACATCTCCCGGGTCCATGATCTGGCCTTCCAGCATGCTGCATCTTTGGGTCATTTAAATATAGGGAACAACGGCATCTCTGAAATGTCAGACCTGACCTTCAGTGGTCTGAAAGGTCTCCGGCAACTTGTACTGTCTAATAACCAAATTAGTGAAACTAAACCTGATACTTTCCAAGGACTTGATCAGTTACAAACTCTGTCTTTATCCAATAACCGACTGGGACGTCTTGAGAGAGGTTTTCTAGACGGTCTAGGAGAATTAGCTGTCTTGTATCTTGATAATAACCAAATCTCTCAGTTACATGGAGACGAATTCAGGAGTGTAGAATCCAGTTTCGATTCAAAAATCACTTCTCTTTATCTACGTCATAATAATCTAGAGAGATTAGgtccaaatattttcaaagagaTGCCGAATTTACGTCATTTGGACCTTGGCTTCAACAATATTCGTGACATTGACATAGATGCCCTCGGTCGACAAATGAGTCTGGATACTTTACTCTTGAACGATAACCAGTTGACTGAGTTTTCGGACGGCCGTCTCAGAACGATGCAGAAACTGATGAAATTGGATGCAGCGCAGAACAAGATTGAGAAAATATCGAGAGGTGCTTTCACTGGGATGGAGAAAATCGAAAATATCAACTTAGCCGGTAATCTTATAGACTCCCTCTCACCAACAGTCCTGTATGACATACATAGTATCACACAactaaatttgaataataacaaattgaaaCACCTGCCAATCGAAATGTTCACTTCAATGCATAATCTAAAGACTCTACTTCTCGCAGACAATAACATAGACACATTGACAATGCCTTTATATCCCCAAGTTCAACTAACTCGTTTGGACCTGAGTGGCAACGAATTGGACAGAATCCGAGGTTATATCACTGTGGCTTTAGACGACAAGGCAACATTAGGATTGGCGGGAAACCCATGGAAATGTGACTGTAACATCAAAAACATCCTGACTCTGTTTAAGAAACCTAAAGAGGAATTGACAATGATTGATGTCGATGATATACAGTGCACTATTCCTACATATTACAAAGCCAGAAAGGTAAGTGTTATTAATTGTGCagaaactctctctctctctctctctctctctctctctctctctctctctctctctctctctctctctctctctctctctctctctctctctctctctctctctctctctctctctctctctctctctctctctctctctctctctctctctctctatgtttATTCATTTCCCTACCTATTCCTgcttttatctttgcaatatacatcatcgcatgactgttgctatgggtgtggtcttgttgctaggcatctTTTTCGCGCGctcacacacccacacacacactctccCCTCCCCATGTTTGTCTATTTGATTGTAAATTCATGCATCTAAAGTGTCTTCTCACATCTTCTTCAACACTGACATTGAGTGACCCATAATTAGATCAATCAAcgtttattttatttgagatCCAATCAGATTGTAAACAAAGAAACTCTCAGTAGTTTTGAGATGTTTATTGTGACAATACCATGTCACATAAATAAAGTACTATAGAAATCTCTTCCCGGCTGTATTAATTATTTGTATAGTGGAATATATCCCGGAAACATCGCAAGCCATTCACTATTTCCAACTAAATTCCTATTAGAGTTTTCACCGCAACTTGAATGAGATTCTTTCTCTACCGACTTTTTTACCCCTCCTATATACGCCCATTGACATTTGAATGCATGGAAGTACAACtcgtaacactgaagtaaagcactttctctatgtgcaaGACTCGTTTATAACATttacatcaagtgtaaaagtatactctttcaattggttacttacaagcctagcatgtggtcTTTCTattgtggtcaattagcaaatgaaacaggtatatttttacacttggTACGGATGCTAAACGATGTAGTATATACAGAAagcactttactttggtgttatgggttgtaaacattttaCATTGTTGAGGACGTTTTAGGCATAAATTTGAAAATCGATAttgtttgattgacagctgcAAGACTTGAGTGAAAATGACGTCACGTGTGATTTAGCCGTACATCGAAGTAGAGCTGGTATGGAGGTTGGTGATGCCCAGTCGTCGCCATCATCCTCATCAGACCAAAGGTCAAACGGACAACCACTTGTTAATGTTCCAGAAATTTACAAACCTTCGTCATCTTCCCAATCCAATTCTGGGTCTCAAACGAGCAACCAACAGTCGCCAAGCAACGCACGTCAAACAAGCAACCAACAGTCGCCAAGCAACGCACGTCAAACAAATGATCAACGGTTACCTAGCAACGCACGTCAGACAAGCGACCAACAACTACCGAGCAATGCAAATGAAGAGAATAAGAGGTAAGCTTTTCTTTTCTATTCATGTGTAAGTAAGTCTACATTCCTGCAATGCGTTTGCGATTTGGtctatacacatatatattgcaGTGAGTTAGTTTGAAATATGATAGACCCCCAGATGAGATTCTCAATGACCGAGTTTAGAATGTCAATGTGGCTGCTCACGTACATGTgggtctgtgtgtgtatgtgtcggTGTGTGTGTGGCCATCACCACAGGCAGTATATTGATCATGATTCTAACTTAAACACAATTCCGATCGTGGTGCTAGGACATCATCTTGTTACCATAGGAACAAAACTAGGTGATGGAAACACACTTATTATTCTCTATCCCGTATTTCTAAATGTAtcatgtttgttattatacactATCAGCCAGTTTTCCGACTTTGAATTTGGTTTAGACTAActctgcttgcagacggagtacaggtctcgattctgacaatgtccttAATACGGAGAGGCACAATCGAGTCCCGACTTGCTCTGTCTGCAAGCGGGACTAGGTTATACTTAATAATGCGAGAACCTGTGATTGAACCCCCGGCCTTTAAAGACCTCATTGAGACTCTTCCCCCTGCTGGAAATGTGAGATGACTAATCAGACGCCTTGAATGTGTAGGGCATGTTGAAAGATAGAGACTGTTGTCTTAAAGAAAATTCTAATCTAAAGTAAAGACAAAACAGATGGTAATTAATGTTATAAAAACAGGAAGATGTACAGTCAGACAAGATACCCAGACGATGAATTTATCACAAGATAAAAACATTGATAACACCCATGATACAGGCCAAAGACAAAGAGATGCCCACATAAAATATCCTGTATCCATGGAAACATTAGACCACAGATAAAGAAAGTGTCTTGCAAGACGTCTTGTTTCCATGTGAAATCATGAGTCATGCATCCAATTCATTATCAAATAGTGATTGTTCCCAGATACAAATTATCACTCCTACACGTGATAACCAAAACCCCCGTCCCTTTACACAGCTTTCGTTAGTTTATCTGCTTACAGCTCAGTAATCTAGTCACTCAGGATGTCTGGCTGTTTAAGTTGTGTTTATCACTGTATATTGGTTCATCTGACTAAAGCCAGGATATAATAGTCATGGTTTGTGGCCTCATTGTTTATTGAAAACTGTAAAACTTCGATGACGTAAtatgtgacgtcacaaacttGACAAACTGTCGATCAGTTTATTAAATTATGGAGGTATAAGTTTATTTGCTGCACTATGGatatattaatagtaatatagTTCTTAAATGTACCACGTGACAGCAGCCTCTGTCGAGGAACACCATATCACATTCATAATTATAGCCTCCTACATGGATTTAAACTCCAATAACGTCTGTGGCTGTTATTGTACACTTAAAAAGtgtatagctaaaatgatgtaggcttggtgtttcactcatgtggtTTAGACACAGAgccatatttcaactctagactagcaataacagagacacaataaacacagcaggatcctttgcccaatcacattgaacaccgATAAGCATTGCAGCTGCTATTCTttcacatcgtcgcaaaccacgaccgttttacggtaccgttcttaacgcAATGGTCCCTACtggtgtagcggaagaaatactagctctggtttgcgagaagttctttcacagtgcagtaaaaataGACTTctaatgtaaatattacacatggacttgatgattgtaatggctgcaattgtttattttctaactgataactggactacttctacatccccattGTGCACGGCACCtctgtaattgtttcttttacattagaagttgtctgagggtgtgtataaacaccaagcctacatcattttagctgtaagttgtcGTCTGAGgatgtgtattaaatgtcatgttacacgagtaaaacaccaagcctacatcattttagctgtaacacAGCTTACTGTGAACACATTAAAGCCAAGAATGTGCTGATAATCACCAAACAAAACACTAGTGTTGACTGACATGCACACGTCCAGGCCAACGTTTATGTCTTAGGGCTGTGTAACCATAGTGTCAAGGTAGCTCGATGCACGATACATATGGAGAATGGCAGATGATGGCCACTATGTCAACACATGGCCTTCTCCATACGTAATATCAATGCTTAAATTATGTAATACGTACTCTTTTACGTCAGGTAGCAAGGCCACCGAACACATGTCTTC
This window contains:
- the LOC144448314 gene encoding uncharacterized protein LOC144448314; translation: MKQFSFTILILGSLHIAISFPDSPCPDQCHCVEVSHDAPPGHVQMQEYMHKYDWLEGTQALGCWGRHKVPDVPSDLRQDVNYILLIGSKRRKKTLSSVQGDQPNYQSGVPLVRRPDGSTVRKTGQLKSLPVASFQGMSSLLQLDVSDNRLKRMEGREFDDLSNLRELSLRGNRMRNLPAGVFKNLTSVVALDLSENRLRGISDMTFINMRSLKRLFINNNVVNDLADSVFENLDSLEELNLANNRIQAIPTGLFRQLQRLKSLHLDGNKIRRLSYDFFLGMSSLQTLSVGNNRIAELSHYVFYYLPQLKSLDLSHNRLAVIETTMLWSQKGLLSLDVSHNNISRVHDLAFQHAASLGHLNIGNNGISEMSDLTFSGLKGLRQLVLSNNQISETKPDTFQGLDQLQTLSLSNNRLGRLERGFLDGLGELAVLYLDNNQISQLHGDEFRSVESSFDSKITSLYLRHNNLERLGPNIFKEMPNLRHLDLGFNNIRDIDIDALGRQMSLDTLLLNDNQLTEFSDGRLRTMQKLMKLDAAQNKIEKISRGAFTGMEKIENINLAGNLIDSLSPTVLYDIHSITQLNLNNNKLKHLPIEMFTSMHNLKTLLLADNNIDTLTMPLYPQVQLTRLDLSGNELDRIRGYITVALDDKATLGLAGNPWKCDCNIKNILTLFKKPKEELTMIDVDDIQCTIPTYYKARKLQDLSENDVTCDLAVHRSRAGMEVGDAQSSPSSSSDQRSNGQPLVNVPEIYKPSSSSQSNSGSQTSNQQSPSNARQTSNQQSPSNARQTNDQRLPSNARQTSDQQLPSNANEENKRPSIGGSPVWPWHALIWDTTGQKLLCNGALIGDHWVITTKSCFDQKFLMVDWRALSRYGGSDLVLNPLSVVVKLGKSRDLTGFERTEQIYGINRVYAPASAFDFETIISGRDSPVLVELRSLVSVNTKVQPISLQLGGVFGSNTGKSEGAASFWAADRSTRDPQLSQDQLRYAEAITVSCQTHNERYSVCAETDDEYLVNLQPTVKDNLGSPLVTREGASNWQLIGLKTKRYDGDAGVYFRLQEVIDWVYRRVHL